Proteins found in one Pseudomonas mosselii genomic segment:
- a CDS encoding DUF2730 family protein produces MNLNELDFGFQTVQWVVVTVIGIYTWMTNRQAASAQEMLELRTRIVALEERIRHLPDHASITELLGDMKAVRAELTAMQGLTRAVDRINDYLLRDKA; encoded by the coding sequence ATGAACCTGAACGAGCTCGACTTCGGTTTCCAGACGGTGCAATGGGTCGTGGTCACCGTGATCGGTATCTACACCTGGATGACCAATCGGCAGGCCGCCAGTGCGCAAGAGATGCTGGAGCTGCGCACTCGCATCGTTGCCCTGGAGGAACGCATTCGGCACCTGCCGGACCATGCCTCCATCACCGAGTTACTCGGTGATATGAAAGCGGTGCGCGCTGAACTGACCGCGATGCAAGGCCTGACCCGAGCAGTGGACCGCATCAACGACTATCTACTGCGAGACAAAGCATGA
- a CDS encoding major capsid protein — protein MADRLKQLRIVDPVLTNLARGYRNAQFIGEALFPVALMDKEAGTIPLFGKEAFEVYDTERALRAQSNIMNPDDVDGLDVVLREHDIAYPVDYREQAEALFDAQARASRRVVDVIDLRREVACAKLAQNPNTYLPGAKVTLAGSSQWSNGGGDPVADVERGKEVIRSRIGVRPNTMTMGASVYASLKFHPKLQEALGSNERKLITLEHLKVLFGVSDIHIGEALASAGTVGDIWSDSLQLAYVTKPQGGAQTNYEDPSFGYTLRRKGMPEIDTFDGAGGKLHYVRNTDIYKPVVVGADAGYLISDINS, from the coding sequence ATGGCAGATCGTTTGAAGCAACTCCGGATCGTTGACCCGGTCCTGACCAACCTGGCGCGCGGCTATCGCAACGCGCAGTTCATCGGTGAGGCGCTGTTCCCTGTTGCCCTGATGGACAAGGAGGCCGGAACCATCCCGCTGTTTGGCAAGGAGGCGTTCGAGGTGTACGACACCGAACGTGCGCTCCGCGCTCAATCCAACATCATGAACCCAGATGATGTTGATGGACTGGACGTAGTCCTGCGAGAGCATGACATCGCCTATCCGGTCGACTATCGCGAGCAGGCTGAGGCCCTGTTCGACGCCCAGGCGCGAGCCTCCCGACGCGTAGTGGATGTCATCGACCTACGGCGTGAGGTTGCCTGCGCCAAGCTTGCGCAGAATCCCAACACGTACCTGCCAGGCGCGAAGGTCACCCTGGCCGGTTCCAGTCAGTGGAGCAACGGTGGTGGTGACCCGGTGGCGGATGTCGAACGTGGCAAGGAAGTCATCCGCAGTCGGATCGGCGTACGCCCCAACACCATGACCATGGGCGCTTCGGTGTACGCCTCGTTGAAGTTCCATCCCAAGCTGCAGGAAGCCTTGGGCAGCAACGAGAGAAAGCTGATCACCTTGGAACACCTCAAGGTGCTGTTCGGTGTCTCGGACATCCACATCGGCGAAGCGCTCGCCAGCGCAGGGACGGTCGGGGATATCTGGAGCGACAGCCTGCAATTGGCCTACGTGACCAAGCCACAAGGTGGTGCTCAGACCAATTACGAAGATCCGAGCTTCGGCTACACCCTGCGTCGTAAAGGCATGCCGGAGATCGACACCTTTGATGGTGCAGGCGGCAAGCTCCATTACGTGCGCAACACGGACATCTATAAGCCCGTCGTAGTGGGCGCCGATGCCGGGTACCTGATCTCCGATATCAACAGCTGA
- a CDS encoding phage portal protein family protein: MSSKGVWVSPTEFVTFAEAKRDKSLTDHIASRGRSFDAQALGMYLPNPDPILKAQGKDIKVYRDLRSAALVGGNIRRRKSSVLALERDLKRSQAPVRVERFVRDWLADLDLDRIVRELLDAALFGYQPVELMWKPVGLHLVPEDLLGKPAEWFLYDQDNQLRFRARDAGIQGELCDPQRFVVARQDATYNNPYGFADLSMCFWPVVFMKGGMKFWVQFTEKYGSPWLIGKHPRGASTKETDELLDALELMVQDAVAVVPNDSSVEIKEAAGKTGSADVYRELLMYCRSEINVALLGQNQTTEATSTRASAQAGLDVTDDIRDGDAGIVAATLNAAIRLVVDLNFGENIDAPVYELWEQEQIDKTLAERDKSLTDAGVKFTSAYWQRTYNLQDGDIDTSTAVQPGPEFAEATMLRPVLDQLALDQGIDGLASSELQLQAEQALLPVIEALQKGRDETEILGLLAETAPDLDAEALQAMLAKLLFMANLWGRLSAAADRED, translated from the coding sequence ATGAGCAGCAAAGGCGTGTGGGTCAGCCCCACTGAATTCGTCACGTTCGCCGAGGCCAAGCGCGACAAGAGCCTCACGGACCATATCGCCAGTCGTGGCCGCAGCTTTGATGCCCAGGCGTTGGGCATGTACTTGCCCAACCCGGACCCGATCCTCAAGGCCCAAGGCAAGGACATCAAGGTCTATCGCGACCTCCGAAGTGCGGCCCTGGTAGGCGGGAACATCCGTCGTCGCAAGTCGTCGGTACTCGCCCTGGAGCGCGATTTGAAACGTAGCCAGGCGCCGGTACGGGTAGAGCGCTTTGTCCGCGATTGGCTGGCGGACCTTGACCTGGACCGTATCGTTCGCGAGCTGCTCGATGCTGCTCTGTTTGGCTATCAGCCCGTGGAACTGATGTGGAAGCCCGTTGGACTGCACCTGGTCCCCGAAGACTTGCTGGGCAAACCGGCCGAATGGTTCCTCTACGATCAGGACAACCAACTGCGCTTTCGCGCCCGCGATGCTGGCATCCAGGGTGAGCTGTGCGATCCGCAGCGCTTCGTTGTCGCCCGTCAGGACGCCACCTACAACAACCCCTACGGTTTCGCCGACCTTTCCATGTGTTTCTGGCCGGTCGTGTTCATGAAGGGCGGCATGAAATTCTGGGTCCAATTCACCGAGAAGTACGGCAGCCCTTGGCTGATCGGCAAGCATCCACGTGGGGCCTCGACCAAGGAAACCGACGAGCTGCTGGACGCCCTGGAACTGATGGTTCAGGACGCCGTAGCCGTGGTGCCAAACGACTCCAGCGTCGAGATCAAGGAAGCAGCGGGCAAGACCGGTAGTGCCGATGTCTACCGTGAACTGCTGATGTACTGCCGCAGCGAGATCAACGTTGCGCTGCTAGGCCAGAACCAGACGACCGAAGCGACATCCACCCGTGCCAGCGCTCAAGCTGGTTTGGACGTAACAGACGACATCCGCGACGGCGATGCTGGCATCGTTGCCGCAACGCTCAACGCCGCGATCCGCCTGGTGGTCGATCTCAACTTCGGCGAGAACATCGATGCCCCGGTGTATGAACTATGGGAACAGGAGCAGATCGACAAGACCTTGGCCGAGCGCGACAAGTCGCTGACGGATGCTGGCGTCAAGTTCACCAGTGCCTACTGGCAACGCACCTACAACCTGCAGGACGGCGATATTGACACCAGCACCGCCGTGCAACCTGGGCCGGAGTTCGCCGAAGCCACCATGCTACGTCCGGTACTGGACCAGTTGGCGTTAGACCAGGGCATCGACGGCTTGGCTTCTTCGGAACTGCAGCTGCAGGCAGAGCAAGCGTTGCTGCCGGTGATCGAGGCCTTGCAGAAAGGTCGCGACGAAACCGAGATCCTGGGGCTGCTGGCCGAGACTGCCCCGGACCTGGATGCCGAAGCGCTCCAGGCCATGCTGGCCAAGCTACTGTTCATGGCCAACCTGTGGGGCCGACTCAGTGCTGCAGCTGATCGCGAGGACTGA
- a CDS encoding phage virion morphogenesis protein gives MITIELEHERVQQALRRVEWAVGELTPLMRGIAAEFASITEENFEDEAQGGDAWPKLSDVTTGRREQSRTWPGKMLQVTAGGLSASVTTQATASSALIGSNKPYAAMMFFGGTQDEFPHLWGDIPARPYLPMDTEGQLQPEAEEAILSLALEHVHQAARV, from the coding sequence ATGATCACCATCGAGCTTGAACACGAACGGGTCCAGCAGGCGCTACGTCGTGTTGAATGGGCAGTCGGCGAGCTGACACCATTGATGCGTGGCATTGCGGCCGAGTTTGCCAGCATCACCGAAGAGAACTTTGAAGATGAGGCACAAGGTGGTGATGCCTGGCCGAAGCTGTCCGATGTCACCACTGGTCGCCGGGAGCAGTCACGAACCTGGCCAGGCAAGATGTTGCAGGTTACTGCAGGTGGGCTGTCTGCCTCGGTGACCACTCAGGCAACGGCTAGCAGCGCGCTGATCGGAAGCAACAAACCTTATGCCGCCATGATGTTCTTCGGCGGTACCCAAGATGAGTTTCCACACCTGTGGGGCGACATTCCGGCCCGACCTTACCTACCCATGGATACCGAAGGCCAGCTCCAGCCTGAAGCTGAGGAAGCCATTCTCAGTCTCGCGTTGGAGCACGTTCACCAAGCGGCTCGTGTATAA
- a CDS encoding DDE-type integrase/transposase/recombinase, with translation MNAVVTQRLVDLARAVEVAAHGQRTELCRAAAVELGLSLPTLYRKLREVSVTTPRKRRADAGQTTLSQEEAYLISALLLESIRANNKQLSTVERAVERLRSNGLILAGRVDERTGEVTSLSISAITRALRAYRLHPDQLLQPEPAVSLASRHPNHVWQIDASISTQFYLDDDGAKTMSQAEFYDGKPGNMKKIERKRLWRYVITEHTSGTIYVQYVLGAESAENLCNVLICCMQKRGEHDPFHGVPFIIMTDPGAAMTSAIFRNLCKALGIELIINKVGNARAKGQVEQAHNIVEREFESALKLQKAETLEQINAWAGQWMRYHNATAIHTRHGRTRYGQWLTIQSDQLRLAPSPEVCQELAVTTPQTRKVNDFLQVSYRGAQFDVSTVPRIMVGDTLLITRNPWRDEDSAQVVLFGEDGRETFHVVERIGVDANGFKVTSAMIGESFKSHAETPAQQARKAIEQLVTGTGSQDEAAAARKTGVLPFNGQIDPHKHITDTVLPAYMPRRGTASPIPEPTVEILPLSHVEAAKLLRAQLGNAWTADSMAWLKSNYPNGVPEDQLDAIAQQLRMPARPGLRIVGGVA, from the coding sequence ATGAACGCCGTTGTGACCCAACGTCTCGTAGATCTGGCCCGTGCAGTTGAAGTTGCAGCGCATGGCCAGCGTACCGAGCTATGCCGAGCAGCGGCTGTTGAGCTGGGCCTGTCCCTGCCAACTCTCTATCGCAAACTTCGGGAGGTCTCTGTGACTACCCCTCGCAAGCGTCGAGCGGACGCAGGCCAGACGACACTCAGCCAGGAAGAAGCCTATTTGATCTCGGCTTTGCTCCTGGAGTCGATCCGTGCGAACAACAAACAGCTTTCAACCGTAGAGCGGGCAGTAGAACGACTTCGCAGCAACGGGCTCATTCTGGCCGGTCGTGTAGACGAGCGAACGGGTGAGGTTACCTCGCTATCGATCAGCGCTATTACTCGCGCCTTGCGTGCTTATCGCCTGCACCCTGATCAGCTGCTGCAGCCTGAGCCCGCAGTGTCGTTGGCCAGCCGTCACCCTAACCACGTTTGGCAGATCGACGCCTCTATCTCCACGCAGTTCTACCTGGATGACGATGGCGCCAAGACCATGAGCCAGGCAGAGTTCTACGACGGTAAGCCAGGCAACATGAAGAAGATCGAGCGCAAGCGTCTCTGGCGCTATGTGATCACTGAGCACACCAGCGGCACTATCTATGTGCAGTACGTCCTGGGTGCCGAGTCGGCTGAAAACCTGTGCAACGTGCTGATCTGCTGCATGCAGAAGCGCGGGGAGCATGATCCGTTCCACGGTGTGCCGTTCATCATCATGACGGACCCAGGCGCGGCAATGACTTCCGCGATCTTCCGCAACCTGTGCAAGGCGCTTGGGATTGAGCTGATCATTAACAAGGTTGGCAATGCCCGTGCCAAGGGGCAGGTTGAGCAGGCTCATAACATCGTAGAGCGGGAGTTCGAGTCCGCTCTGAAGCTGCAGAAAGCCGAAACGCTGGAGCAGATCAACGCCTGGGCTGGCCAATGGATGCGCTACCACAATGCTACCGCCATCCACACGCGACACGGCCGCACACGTTATGGCCAGTGGCTCACCATCCAGTCTGACCAACTACGCCTGGCCCCATCGCCTGAGGTGTGCCAGGAGCTAGCGGTAACTACACCTCAAACGCGGAAGGTCAATGACTTCCTGCAAGTGTCCTATCGCGGCGCACAGTTTGATGTGTCGACCGTTCCGCGCATCATGGTTGGCGACACCTTGCTGATTACTCGTAACCCTTGGCGCGACGAGGACAGCGCTCAGGTGGTGCTGTTCGGTGAGGATGGGCGCGAGACGTTCCATGTGGTCGAGCGGATTGGCGTAGACGCCAATGGCTTCAAGGTGACCTCGGCCATGATTGGCGAGAGTTTCAAGTCGCACGCAGAGACTCCGGCCCAACAGGCGCGCAAAGCCATTGAGCAACTGGTTACCGGGACCGGCTCACAGGATGAAGCTGCTGCGGCGCGCAAAACCGGGGTGCTGCCATTCAATGGCCAGATCGACCCGCACAAACACATCACCGATACGGTGCTGCCGGCCTACATGCCACGCCGTGGCACGGCCTCGCCAATCCCTGAGCCAACTGTGGAGATCCTACCGCTCTCGCATGTGGAGGCGGCAAAGCTGCTGCGCGCCCAATTGGGTAATGCGTGGACTGCCGACTCCATGGCCTGGCTCAAATCCAACTACCCCAACGGCGTGCCGGAGGATCAGCTCGACGCCATCGCTCAACAACTGCGGATGCCTGCCCGGCCGGGCCTGCGGATTGTAGGAGGTGTCGCCTGA
- a CDS encoding peptidase produces the protein MSGADFNFSESDLAATVRAYDPTLHEAPLVLGHPKHDAPAAGWVQSLSATADGLIANPSQVDPAFADLVSKGSFKKISASFYHPDSPSNPAPGVYYLRHVGFLGAQPPAVKGLRPIELGDADEGVIEFSDFGHETSASLWRRLRDWIIGERGLEVADQVIPDWQISNLIEVAHADESRPSFSEPTPPATTEDSPVKPEEITAMREENERLKNQVQQHQEQTRKSRQDATHKTNLAFAEGLVGEGRLLPKHAAALVAALDFAESVDSPLEFGEGEARQPVATGLKAIFSDLPKQIDFAEKASKERQGGGSAVVDLEFAEKNTDPDRLDLHQRANALAAEKNIPYESAVRQLI, from the coding sequence ATGAGCGGTGCTGACTTCAACTTCAGCGAGTCAGATCTGGCCGCGACGGTACGGGCCTACGATCCTACATTGCACGAGGCACCTCTAGTCCTTGGCCATCCGAAACATGACGCGCCTGCTGCAGGCTGGGTGCAATCGCTCAGCGCCACCGCCGATGGGTTGATTGCCAACCCGTCGCAGGTCGATCCGGCCTTTGCCGACCTAGTGAGCAAGGGCAGCTTCAAGAAGATTTCTGCTTCCTTCTATCACCCGGACTCCCCGAGCAACCCGGCTCCAGGCGTGTACTACCTGCGCCATGTCGGCTTCCTCGGTGCCCAGCCCCCTGCTGTGAAGGGTCTTCGCCCCATCGAGCTGGGCGATGCCGACGAAGGGGTGATCGAGTTCTCCGACTTCGGCCATGAAACCAGCGCGTCACTCTGGCGCCGCCTACGCGACTGGATCATCGGTGAGCGTGGGCTAGAGGTGGCTGACCAGGTCATTCCAGATTGGCAGATCAGCAACCTGATCGAAGTGGCCCATGCCGACGAGTCACGTCCTTCCTTCAGCGAACCCACTCCACCCGCCACAACCGAGGATTCCCCCGTGAAGCCCGAAGAAATTACCGCCATGCGCGAGGAAAACGAGCGCCTCAAGAACCAGGTGCAGCAGCACCAGGAGCAAACCCGCAAGTCTCGGCAGGACGCCACCCACAAAACCAACCTTGCCTTTGCCGAAGGGCTGGTAGGCGAAGGCCGCTTGCTGCCCAAGCACGCCGCCGCCCTGGTCGCGGCCCTGGACTTTGCCGAATCGGTCGACAGCCCGCTGGAGTTCGGTGAAGGTGAAGCCCGCCAGCCCGTCGCCACCGGCTTGAAGGCGATCTTCTCCGACCTGCCCAAGCAGATCGACTTCGCCGAGAAAGCCAGCAAGGAGCGCCAGGGAGGCGGCAGTGCTGTGGTGGACCTGGAGTTCGCCGAGAAGAACACCGACCCCGACCGCCTCGATCTGCACCAGCGCGCCAATGCGCTGGCCGCCGAGAAAAACATCCCCTACGAGTCGGCCGTGCGCCAACTCATCTGA
- a CDS encoding phage protein Gp27 family protein yields MAGKSSVSRLPPVVKAYLQKLLREDRMTLDEMIEDLRSRFPNEKVPSRSALGRFKVGFEQLTEKARQHREQAEAFVGALGEDASDKTGALLVEAISTLTYQAAMGAHEKDEVTIKEVATLARAAKATMEARTLSVKERQAIEKVARDRLLQEQAAELDKEVRSGGMDEEQALFWRQKFLGVKV; encoded by the coding sequence ATGGCGGGTAAATCGTCAGTCAGTCGGCTCCCGCCCGTGGTCAAGGCGTACCTGCAGAAGCTGTTGCGTGAAGATCGAATGACCCTTGATGAGATGATCGAGGACCTGCGCAGCCGCTTTCCCAATGAGAAGGTGCCCAGTCGTTCTGCCCTGGGGCGTTTCAAGGTCGGCTTCGAGCAGCTCACCGAGAAAGCCCGTCAGCATCGCGAACAGGCCGAGGCCTTTGTTGGTGCCCTGGGCGAGGATGCCAGTGACAAGACCGGTGCCTTGTTGGTGGAAGCGATCTCGACCCTGACCTACCAGGCCGCCATGGGTGCCCATGAAAAGGATGAGGTCACCATCAAGGAGGTGGCCACCCTGGCCCGTGCCGCCAAGGCGACCATGGAGGCTCGGACACTCAGCGTGAAAGAGCGCCAGGCCATCGAGAAAGTGGCACGTGATCGCCTGCTCCAGGAACAAGCCGCCGAGCTGGATAAAGAGGTCCGCAGCGGAGGTATGGACGAAGAGCAGGCCCTGTTCTGGCGCCAGAAGTTCTTGGGAGTGAAGGTATGA
- a CDS encoding DUF7940 domain-containing protein — translation MKLIDNCHCCWKLHSVQLAIVIALLGLLQGTILPMWEAQLSPANYALANSVLAILLFMARLVKQGPVQSSQGGE, via the coding sequence ATGAAGCTGATCGACAACTGCCACTGCTGCTGGAAGCTCCACAGCGTCCAGCTGGCAATCGTCATCGCCCTGCTGGGGCTGCTGCAGGGCACCATTCTGCCCATGTGGGAGGCTCAGCTTTCCCCGGCGAACTACGCATTGGCCAACAGCGTGCTGGCCATTCTCCTTTTCATGGCCCGTCTGGTGAAACAGGGGCCAGTGCAGTCTTCGCAAGGGGGTGAGTGA
- a CDS encoding IclR family transcriptional regulator, whose translation MSKEDKYTSEQVQRVLRVMLALAGNEFRGMTLKEVAAAAECTNDNALRALENLRTAGLADRSPHDHHRWLLGPRLVQVSFAFDEALRAAQHELNERRQRYTRIPN comes from the coding sequence ATGAGCAAAGAGGACAAGTACACATCCGAGCAGGTCCAGCGTGTTTTGCGCGTGATGCTTGCCCTGGCTGGCAATGAGTTTCGCGGAATGACTCTGAAGGAGGTGGCTGCGGCAGCGGAGTGCACGAACGACAACGCACTCCGTGCCCTGGAAAACCTCCGCACCGCAGGGCTGGCAGACCGAAGCCCACATGACCATCACCGCTGGCTGCTCGGCCCTCGGTTGGTACAGGTTTCCTTTGCGTTCGATGAAGCCTTGAGAGCAGCCCAGCACGAGCTGAACGAACGCCGCCAGCGCTACACCCGCATCCCCAACTGA
- a CDS encoding transcriptional regulator — protein sequence MEIHIGERLREERERLGFTQPAFGTIGGVQKLAQLKYEKGERFPGADYLAAVAKLGADIQYIVTGVRGADALTEEEEELVTLFRRAPLAVKASTLAGLAAGAQGQPKEKRKQAFHGSVGQVVEGSITNEAEVSFNFGVGKTKE from the coding sequence ATGGAAATTCATATCGGAGAGCGCTTGCGAGAAGAGCGCGAGCGCCTCGGCTTTACCCAGCCGGCATTCGGTACGATTGGTGGGGTGCAAAAGCTCGCTCAGCTCAAGTATGAGAAGGGGGAGCGCTTTCCCGGCGCTGACTATCTTGCGGCCGTCGCCAAGCTAGGGGCAGACATCCAGTACATCGTGACCGGTGTGCGCGGCGCTGATGCGTTGACGGAGGAAGAGGAAGAACTGGTGACTCTTTTCCGTCGGGCGCCGCTCGCCGTCAAGGCATCGACCTTGGCCGGGCTGGCTGCTGGGGCACAGGGGCAGCCGAAGGAAAAAAGGAAGCAAGCGTTTCACGGGAGCGTAGGCCAGGTAGTGGAAGGTTCCATTACTAATGAGGCCGAGGTTTCGTTCAATTTCGGAGTCGGCAAGACCAAGGAGTGA
- a CDS encoding phage head morphogenesis protein, which yields MANAKPVNPADLKAIFGLEPAAAITYLTGKGYAITWDWQDMLDAAHNQAFTVAKAMRLDLLSDIREALERVQKEGKTLQQFTKELQPVLEQHGWWGKQVLVDSKGEAELVQLGSPRRLKTIYQTNLQSAYMAGRQATMEESVETHPYWRYIAVMDGKTRPSHAALNGVVYRHDDPVWSSIFPPNGFNCRCRVTAVSEAAMKRRKLTLLSSAGNVRTETVEVGANKRTGEVRTADVTIVRVPDANGKVRQFRTDPGFNHSPGEGLAEALKRKESA from the coding sequence ATGGCCAACGCCAAGCCAGTCAACCCGGCCGATCTCAAGGCTATCTTCGGCCTGGAGCCTGCCGCCGCTATCACCTACCTCACGGGCAAGGGCTATGCGATCACCTGGGACTGGCAGGACATGCTGGACGCAGCCCACAACCAGGCATTCACCGTGGCCAAAGCCATGCGCCTCGACCTGCTGTCGGACATTCGCGAGGCCTTGGAGCGTGTCCAGAAGGAAGGCAAGACGCTGCAGCAGTTCACCAAAGAGCTACAACCCGTCCTCGAGCAGCACGGGTGGTGGGGCAAGCAGGTCCTGGTTGATAGCAAAGGTGAAGCAGAACTGGTGCAGCTGGGCAGCCCACGCCGGCTCAAGACGATCTACCAGACCAATCTCCAGAGCGCCTACATGGCGGGGCGACAAGCAACCATGGAAGAGTCGGTCGAGACCCACCCATACTGGCGCTACATCGCGGTAATGGATGGCAAGACACGGCCCAGTCATGCAGCCCTGAACGGTGTGGTGTACCGGCATGATGATCCGGTGTGGTCCAGTATTTTCCCTCCAAACGGCTTCAACTGCCGATGCCGGGTGACAGCAGTGTCCGAGGCGGCCATGAAACGCCGCAAACTGACATTGCTGTCCAGTGCGGGCAACGTGCGTACCGAGACCGTTGAGGTTGGGGCCAACAAGCGCACGGGGGAAGTGCGCACTGCCGATGTCACCATCGTCAGGGTGCCCGATGCCAACGGCAAGGTACGACAATTCCGCACCGACCCTGGCTTTAACCACAGTCCTGGCGAAGGCTTGGCCGAAGCATTGAAGCGAAAGGAGTCTGCATGA
- a CDS encoding TraR/DksA C4-type zinc finger protein, whose translation MDVADLAQDNDFNEAALQAHTSGLQRRSGPSAYRCEECGDAIPEARRQAEPGVELCVECKTTSEHLSKRGLR comes from the coding sequence ATGGATGTAGCTGATCTCGCGCAAGACAACGATTTCAATGAAGCCGCGTTGCAGGCCCACACCTCGGGCCTGCAGCGCCGCTCAGGGCCTTCCGCCTACCGCTGTGAAGAGTGCGGTGACGCGATCCCCGAGGCACGCCGTCAGGCCGAACCGGGGGTTGAGCTGTGCGTGGAATGCAAGACCACCTCTGAGCACCTGAGCAAACGGGGGCTGCGATGA
- a CDS encoding DNA-binding protein, producing MKLRTPDLVRAELKAKGVSITQWAIANQFSPNLVFEVLGGRKKCVRGQAHEIAIKLGLKAGQICTDPANALEVA from the coding sequence ATGAAGCTACGTACCCCCGACCTGGTCCGTGCGGAGCTGAAGGCCAAGGGCGTCTCGATCACCCAGTGGGCAATCGCCAACCAGTTCTCCCCAAACCTTGTGTTTGAGGTGCTCGGCGGCCGCAAAAAGTGCGTGCGCGGTCAGGCCCATGAGATTGCCATCAAGCTGGGCTTGAAGGCGGGACAGATCTGCACCGATCCGGCAAATGCGTTGGAAGTTGCATGA
- a CDS encoding ExeA family protein produces MLKLKDVLASIKASQADLARAVDLSQAAIAQLINHNQWPKSLDQAALQDRIETFLAQRGANLVAIGAAFEEMEPRRANAEAPASPPENDQVNEQECEPMLMAKQVLTPAARKQFGLFRDPLDELQDAEDMYVSPDIRYVRESMYQVARHDGFMAVIAESGAGKSTLRRDLRNRLEAENAPVLVIEPYILAMEDNDTKGKTLKSTHIAEAIMTAVAPLEKTKSSPEARFGQMHNALKTSHAAGNRHLLIIEEAHSLPIPTLKQLKRLRELEVGGFTKLVSIILIGQPELAIKLSPRNGEVREVAQRIEIVTVPPIPADAVEQHLAFRFGRLQKPLQDVISDCGVRAIVERLRTSGRDKTSQLYPLALGNLMKAAMNLAAQIGEPVVTADVVKGV; encoded by the coding sequence ATGCTGAAGCTCAAGGATGTGCTTGCCTCGATCAAAGCCTCGCAGGCCGATCTGGCCCGCGCGGTGGATCTCAGTCAGGCCGCTATCGCGCAACTGATCAACCACAACCAGTGGCCGAAGTCGCTGGACCAAGCTGCTCTGCAGGACCGCATTGAGACGTTCCTGGCACAGCGAGGCGCCAACCTCGTTGCCATCGGTGCAGCATTCGAAGAAATGGAGCCCCGGCGCGCCAACGCCGAGGCCCCAGCATCCCCACCCGAAAACGACCAAGTAAACGAACAGGAGTGCGAGCCCATGCTAATGGCCAAACAGGTACTTACACCAGCAGCCCGTAAACAGTTCGGTCTGTTCCGCGATCCGCTCGATGAGCTGCAGGATGCCGAGGACATGTACGTAAGCCCCGATATCCGGTACGTCCGTGAGTCCATGTACCAGGTCGCACGGCATGATGGGTTCATGGCAGTGATCGCGGAGTCCGGCGCGGGCAAGAGCACGCTGCGCCGTGATCTGCGTAACCGTCTCGAAGCTGAAAACGCGCCTGTGCTGGTGATCGAGCCTTACATCCTTGCGATGGAGGACAACGACACAAAGGGCAAAACCCTGAAAAGTACGCACATCGCGGAAGCGATCATGACTGCGGTGGCCCCCCTGGAGAAAACCAAGTCCTCGCCTGAGGCCCGTTTCGGCCAGATGCATAACGCGCTGAAGACCAGTCATGCCGCTGGTAATCGTCATCTGCTGATCATTGAAGAGGCACACTCGCTGCCAATCCCCACGCTCAAGCAGTTGAAGCGGTTGCGTGAGCTGGAAGTCGGGGGCTTTACCAAGTTGGTTTCGATCATCCTGATTGGCCAGCCCGAGCTGGCGATCAAGCTCAGCCCACGCAATGGCGAAGTGCGGGAGGTCGCGCAACGCATCGAGATTGTGACTGTGCCGCCAATTCCAGCAGACGCTGTCGAACAACACTTGGCTTTCCGGTTCGGTCGGCTTCAAAAGCCGCTGCAGGATGTCATCAGCGATTGTGGTGTCCGGGCCATTGTCGAGCGGCTCAGAACCAGTGGACGGGACAAAACCAGCCAGCTCTATCCACTCGCACTGGGCAACCTGATGAAGGCGGCGATGAATCTGGCCGCGCAGATCGGTGAGCCCGTGGTCACGGCCGACGTTGTGAAGGGGGTGTGA
- a CDS encoding VpaChn25_0724 family phage protein: MSQYAEFLRQDMRLVILRLLAEMPAYRANSSVLNTALDNYGHSVSRDQVRTELQWLSEQGAVSLDDIGPVLVATLTERGQDIAAGRARCPGIKRPGA; this comes from the coding sequence ATGAGCCAATACGCTGAATTCTTACGCCAGGACATGCGCCTGGTGATCCTTCGACTGCTGGCGGAAATGCCTGCGTATCGTGCCAACAGTTCCGTGCTCAATACCGCACTCGACAACTATGGGCACAGCGTCAGCCGTGACCAGGTCAGGACCGAACTGCAGTGGCTGTCGGAGCAAGGGGCGGTGTCCCTGGATGATATCGGTCCGGTGCTGGTAGCCACGTTGACCGAACGCGGCCAAGACATCGCCGCCGGGCGAGCGCGCTGCCCAGGCATCAAGCGACCGGGGGCATAG